The Congregibacter litoralis KT71 genome contains a region encoding:
- a CDS encoding S10 family peptidase, which produces MNLSRAMLPVLTLTVALCGSSSGFAAHHEEPDSDGVDIPALLHAESTGSVRIDGKTIEYTATAGTLEMKDDDGKAIAHFGYTAYVRKGGDKKTRPIMFAYNGGPGSASMWLHMGILGPQRTQVDDLEFNTRGPFLRVNNEFSVLDKADLVMIDPVGTGFSRPVGDAKGEDFWGVDNDIESVSNFIARYVSDNGRWQSPKYLLGESYGGVRSGGVAYTLLTRHSMALNGVILVSPYMDFIAGNAYTENDLPFVNYFSTYAAAAWFHEAIDERPDDLMAFIAEADEFARGDYATLLLKGHSATAEERNAVLAEMERFTGISAEYWDRANLRINEQRFAKELLRDRRKTVGRIDARFMGDGIEHNAESFRYDPFFPSVGPAFLATFNDYYREVLGVKTDRRYVGSAGLYRDWDQAHKRPGGGEAPVPNTAVDLAHAMTQNPHMRVLVQQGLYDLATPYGATKYFMDHINLPPALRENLSLELYEAGHMMYLHPASMSKFRKDLAAFITE; this is translated from the coding sequence ATGAATTTGTCGCGAGCAATGCTCCCTGTTCTGACCCTGACAGTTGCCCTGTGTGGCAGCTCATCGGGCTTCGCTGCCCATCACGAAGAGCCGGACAGCGACGGAGTGGACATACCGGCGCTCCTCCATGCAGAAAGCACCGGGTCCGTGCGCATTGATGGAAAGACCATTGAATACACCGCCACCGCCGGCACCCTCGAGATGAAGGATGACGACGGTAAGGCCATTGCTCACTTTGGCTATACCGCCTACGTCCGCAAAGGCGGTGATAAAAAGACGCGTCCCATCATGTTCGCCTATAACGGTGGCCCCGGTTCTGCATCCATGTGGCTTCACATGGGTATTCTCGGCCCCCAGCGCACCCAGGTAGACGATCTTGAATTCAACACCCGGGGGCCCTTCCTGCGCGTGAACAACGAGTTTTCTGTGCTCGACAAGGCGGATCTGGTCATGATTGATCCCGTGGGCACGGGGTTCTCTCGCCCCGTCGGCGACGCCAAGGGGGAAGACTTCTGGGGCGTGGATAACGACATCGAGTCCGTTTCCAATTTCATCGCCCGCTACGTATCCGATAACGGTCGATGGCAGTCACCGAAGTATCTTCTGGGTGAGAGCTACGGTGGCGTTCGCTCCGGCGGTGTGGCCTACACCCTGCTGACCCGTCACAGCATGGCACTGAACGGTGTCATTCTGGTGTCGCCTTATATGGATTTTATTGCGGGTAATGCCTACACGGAAAACGATCTGCCCTTCGTTAATTACTTCAGCACCTATGCCGCGGCCGCCTGGTTCCACGAGGCTATCGACGAGCGCCCGGACGACCTCATGGCGTTTATCGCTGAGGCGGATGAGTTTGCCCGCGGTGACTACGCCACGCTGCTCCTCAAGGGGCACAGCGCCACGGCGGAAGAGCGTAACGCTGTCCTGGCTGAGATGGAGCGTTTTACGGGCATCAGTGCCGAGTACTGGGATCGCGCGAATCTTCGTATCAATGAACAGCGCTTTGCCAAGGAGCTCCTCCGGGACCGGCGCAAGACCGTGGGCCGTATTGATGCCCGTTTTATGGGGGATGGCATCGAGCACAATGCCGAGAGCTTCCGCTACGACCCCTTCTTCCCCTCCGTGGGCCCCGCATTCCTGGCCACCTTTAACGACTACTACCGCGAGGTCCTGGGGGTGAAAACCGATCGACGCTATGTGGGGTCAGCCGGCCTCTATCGCGATTGGGATCAGGCGCACAAACGGCCCGGTGGGGGCGAGGCTCCCGTGCCCAATACTGCGGTGGATCTGGCCCATGCCATGACCCAGAACCCCCACATGCGGGTGCTGGTGCAGCAGGGTCTTTACGACCTGGCGACGCCTTACGGCGCCACCAAGTACTTCATGGATCACATCAATCTGCCTCCGGCGCTGCGCGAAAACCTCAGCCTGGAACTCTATGAGGCGGGCCACATGATGTATCTGCATCCCGCATCCATGAGCAAGTTCCGCAAGGATCTGGCAGCTTTCATTACCGAGTGA
- the glpQ gene encoding glycerophosphodiester phosphodiesterase, whose amino-acid sequence MGRTENTRPRSLGFLGSLCLLTVIGLGGCSMTTERPIIIAHRGASAYLPEHTLPAKAMAHALKADFIEQDVVLTADGVPIVLHDIHLDSTTNVATVFPDRAREDGRFYAIDFTLAEIRQLRAHERRGADGKAVFPERFPAMEGLSGVPTLAEEIALIDGLNRSSDHCAGIYVEMKGSAFHHREGHDLPAAVLKVLQDSGWAERRDLVFLQSFEPEALRQLKYEHKTVLPLIQLIAENAWDETGLVDFDKLRSDEGLDAVAQYADGIGPWLMQLYTGVDDRGVPQLTDLAKRAQERGLLVHPYTFRADQLPPGIESFSELHRLFFQDLQVDGVFSDFPDRSRALSLKFSARTSP is encoded by the coding sequence GTGGGGCGCACAGAAAACACCCGCCCGCGGTCTCTCGGTTTCCTGGGGTCGCTTTGTCTGCTAACCGTCATCGGCTTGGGAGGGTGCTCAATGACAACTGAACGCCCGATTATCATCGCCCACCGCGGCGCCAGTGCCTATCTTCCCGAGCACACCCTGCCCGCCAAGGCCATGGCCCATGCCCTGAAAGCGGACTTTATCGAGCAGGATGTGGTGCTGACCGCCGACGGCGTGCCCATCGTGCTCCACGATATTCACCTGGACTCCACGACCAACGTGGCCACGGTATTTCCGGATCGCGCCCGGGAAGATGGCCGTTTTTATGCCATCGACTTTACCCTGGCGGAGATTCGCCAACTTCGCGCCCATGAACGACGGGGCGCAGACGGTAAGGCGGTGTTCCCCGAGCGCTTTCCCGCCATGGAGGGCCTGTCGGGGGTGCCCACCCTGGCCGAGGAAATTGCCCTCATTGACGGACTGAACCGCAGCAGCGATCACTGCGCGGGGATCTATGTCGAAATGAAGGGCAGCGCCTTTCATCATCGCGAAGGCCACGACCTGCCTGCAGCGGTCCTGAAGGTTCTTCAGGATAGCGGCTGGGCAGAGCGCCGGGACCTGGTGTTTCTCCAGAGCTTTGAGCCCGAGGCCCTGCGTCAGCTGAAGTATGAACACAAAACGGTACTACCGCTGATTCAGCTCATCGCTGAAAACGCCTGGGATGAGACTGGGCTCGTCGATTTCGACAAGCTGCGCAGCGACGAGGGGCTCGATGCGGTAGCCCAATACGCGGATGGCATCGGTCCCTGGCTCATGCAGCTTTATACCGGTGTCGACGATCGCGGAGTGCCGCAACTGACGGATCTGGCGAAACGTGCGCAGGAGCGGGGTCTGCTCGTTCACCCCTACACCTTCCGGGCGGACCAGTTGCCCCCGGGGATCGAGAGCTTTTCCGAGCTTCATCGCCTGTTTTTTCAGGATTTGCAGGTGGACGGGGTGTTCAGCGATTTCCCCGACCGCAGTCGTGCGCTCAGCCTGAAGTTCTCCGCCCGGACATCACCCTAG
- a CDS encoding MmcQ/YjbR family DNA-binding protein: protein MNYDEARHYLLDRPECWEDYPFGPGVAVFKVMDKMFATLGTENGVARTNLKCDPDEAMMLRDIFDAVLPGYHMNKRHWNTVLLDGSIPRSEIERMIDSSYALVVQGLPSKQRKALQMRTGQNIT from the coding sequence TTGAACTACGATGAAGCGCGTCATTATTTGCTGGACCGTCCGGAGTGCTGGGAAGATTATCCCTTTGGTCCCGGCGTCGCTGTCTTCAAGGTGATGGATAAAATGTTTGCCACCTTGGGCACCGAAAACGGGGTGGCGCGCACCAACCTCAAGTGCGATCCCGACGAGGCGATGATGCTCCGGGACATTTTTGACGCCGTGCTCCCGGGCTATCACATGAACAAGCGCCACTGGAACACGGTGCTTCTCGATGGCAGCATTCCCCGCAGCGAGATCGAGCGCATGATCGACAGCTCCTACGCGCTGGTTGTGCAGGGACTGCCGAGCAAACAACGCAAAGCCCTACAAATGAGAACAGGTCAGAACATCACGTGA
- a CDS encoding TonB-dependent receptor — protein sequence MPHKTTARKPLFAATTVASLLLSAAASPLVSAQSEEPSFALEEVLVTARRRAENLQDVPIAVTSLSGDALRLAGSQDITELAQSVPSVTLEPSRATNTTLTAFIRGVGQQDPLAGFEQGVALYLDDVYMARPQGALLDIYDVERIEVLRGPQGTLYGRNAVGGAIKYVTRRLSDEFEASVRASYGTYNQADLVGTVSVPVTDTFRVGATVASFNRDGFGDNLFTGGEQYDKDIFGYRLSAEWEPNENFLIRLAYDNTDDQSSAVAGWRPYPGAISGTPSPSDVFDTNAGASVLPTTAGINGNNQVEAEGWSASVDWNLSDTITLRSITAGREDFTESVIDFDSLASPDFDAPVIYDNEQFSQEFQLLWNTDRWNLVLGYYYLDAEAANDFDVVLGLLAPGGLTAYTGGVVETDSWSVFGDLTYELTDRWSLSVGGRYTEDERSADIFRGTYLGTGSPFFGNDSAILLAATSDYEAERTYYDFSPRANLSYALTDDIKIYGGYSQGWKAGSFDPRGANFATPAVEQGFDPEELDSWEVGLKSTWWDGRAITNVALFYSDYQDMQIPGSVGVDSDGDGVNDSFVGTVTNAGQSEISGIEIEGNLLLTENFSMQFSASFLDASFKEYLVGDIDVSDDRDIQNTPEEMVFIGLNYNTDLAGGNLLINTNYSYKGDVQQFEIASEDIDQEAYGLLNASIVWTSGDDHWLVGLYGKNLTDEEYRTAGYCFGTSGCPSSLGLENNTTVFFGPPTTGYVTVEYRFQ from the coding sequence ATGCCGCATAAAACGACTGCTCGTAAACCCCTATTTGCTGCCACAACCGTTGCTTCCCTGCTGTTGTCGGCCGCTGCATCGCCTCTGGTATCCGCGCAATCCGAAGAGCCCAGCTTTGCTCTCGAAGAGGTTCTGGTGACGGCAAGACGCCGTGCGGAAAATCTTCAGGACGTGCCCATTGCGGTCACCTCCCTCAGCGGTGACGCTCTGCGCCTCGCAGGATCCCAGGACATCACCGAGCTGGCGCAGTCTGTACCCAGTGTCACCCTGGAGCCGTCCCGAGCCACCAATACAACGCTCACCGCCTTTATCCGGGGCGTAGGTCAGCAGGATCCCCTCGCCGGTTTCGAGCAGGGTGTTGCCCTCTATCTTGACGATGTTTACATGGCCAGGCCCCAGGGCGCTTTGCTGGACATCTACGATGTAGAGCGTATCGAGGTGCTCCGGGGGCCCCAGGGCACGCTCTACGGCCGTAATGCCGTGGGCGGGGCGATCAAATACGTCACCCGTCGTCTCTCCGATGAGTTCGAGGCCAGTGTACGTGCCTCCTATGGTACCTATAACCAGGCAGATCTCGTGGGAACCGTGTCCGTGCCCGTTACGGATACTTTCCGCGTGGGTGCAACGGTCGCTTCCTTCAATCGCGACGGCTTTGGTGACAATCTGTTTACCGGCGGCGAGCAATACGACAAGGATATTTTTGGTTACCGCCTGTCCGCAGAGTGGGAGCCCAATGAGAACTTCCTTATCCGCCTGGCCTACGACAACACGGATGATCAATCATCGGCCGTGGCGGGCTGGAGACCTTATCCCGGCGCTATTAGTGGCACCCCGTCTCCGAGCGATGTTTTTGACACCAACGCCGGTGCCAGCGTACTACCCACCACCGCAGGCATTAACGGTAACAACCAGGTAGAAGCCGAGGGCTGGTCCGCCTCCGTCGACTGGAATCTGAGCGATACCATCACCTTGCGCTCCATCACCGCTGGCCGGGAAGACTTTACGGAGTCGGTGATCGACTTTGACAGCCTCGCCTCGCCGGACTTTGACGCCCCGGTAATCTACGACAACGAGCAATTCAGCCAGGAGTTCCAGCTGCTGTGGAATACCGATCGCTGGAACCTCGTGCTGGGTTACTACTATCTGGATGCGGAAGCCGCCAACGATTTTGACGTTGTCCTCGGACTCCTCGCCCCCGGTGGTCTTACGGCCTATACCGGCGGCGTGGTCGAGACAGACTCCTGGTCCGTATTCGGCGATCTAACCTATGAGCTGACGGACCGCTGGTCTCTATCCGTGGGCGGGCGTTACACTGAGGATGAGCGCAGCGCGGATATCTTCCGCGGCACCTACCTGGGAACTGGCTCGCCGTTCTTCGGGAACGACAGCGCCATTTTGCTCGCGGCAACCAGCGATTATGAAGCCGAGCGAACCTACTACGACTTCTCTCCACGGGCCAATCTGAGCTACGCGCTCACCGACGATATTAAGATCTACGGTGGCTATAGCCAGGGCTGGAAAGCCGGTAGCTTCGATCCCCGGGGCGCCAACTTTGCGACCCCCGCGGTGGAGCAGGGTTTTGATCCCGAAGAGCTGGATTCCTGGGAAGTAGGCCTGAAATCCACCTGGTGGGATGGTCGGGCAATCACCAACGTCGCCCTGTTCTACAGCGACTACCAGGACATGCAGATCCCCGGTTCCGTCGGTGTGGACAGTGACGGTGATGGCGTCAACGACAGCTTCGTCGGTACCGTGACTAACGCCGGGCAATCAGAGATTTCCGGTATCGAGATCGAGGGCAACCTGCTCCTCACGGAGAACTTCAGCATGCAGTTCTCCGCCAGCTTCCTGGATGCCTCCTTCAAGGAATATCTTGTCGGTGACATTGATGTCTCTGATGATCGGGATATCCAGAACACGCCGGAAGAAATGGTGTTTATCGGGCTGAACTACAACACGGATCTGGCTGGCGGCAACCTGCTGATCAATACCAATTACTCCTACAAGGGTGATGTCCAGCAGTTTGAGATTGCCTCGGAGGATATTGATCAGGAGGCCTACGGTCTTCTTAACGCCAGCATCGTGTGGACCAGCGGCGACGATCACTGGCTCGTGGGCCTCTACGGCAAAAACCTCACGGACGAGGAATACCGCACCGCCGGTTATTGCTTTGGTACCAGCGGTTGCCCGTCTTCCCTGGGTCTGGAGAACAACACCACGGTTTTCTTCGGTCCCCCCACAACGGGCTATGTGACCGTCGAGTATCGCTTCCAGTAA
- a CDS encoding class I adenylate-forming enzyme family protein, which yields MREFPAPSPLLPEILALHGRWRSERTAVVSGDERKSWREFVADNHRFAHGLLGAGVQPGDRVGVFMGNAYSMLTALFGTLASGAVSVPLNTSVADDAIVAMLGDADIRALIVSEEHRARFDRLLPRLPGDLVCITDAVTTDVDAPVWQTIDRISAKQPDTLPAVPLAHDSPLNIIYSSGTTGLPKGILHSHGGRRDWAYDLSIALRYHGGARTLLTIGLYSNISWVAMLCTLLAGGTLVVHPRFDAAAFLKTVESEGITHTAMVPIQFQRVLEAQVASPHDLSSMHAMMSCGSPLHEGLKRAIFETFPCGIIELYGLTEGIITTLDPEDAEGRWSSVGKPLVGTDILIVGEDDKPCADGEAGEVVSRGRITMPGYWQREDANADARYVDGHGQVWLRSGDIGHLDAQGFLYIVDRKKDMILSGGQNIYPQDIEALLVTHEGIADVAVIGASSERWGETPIALVVVRDDSLTMAALLEWANQRLGKQQRLADCIAVEELPRNPNGKILKRELRKHYGDKRYG from the coding sequence ATGCGTGAATTTCCTGCGCCCTCTCCCTTGTTGCCCGAGATTCTTGCGCTCCATGGGCGTTGGCGATCCGAGCGAACAGCGGTTGTCAGCGGTGATGAGCGAAAATCCTGGCGCGAGTTTGTCGCCGACAATCACCGTTTTGCCCATGGGCTTCTAGGCGCTGGCGTGCAACCCGGCGATCGCGTCGGAGTCTTCATGGGCAATGCTTACTCCATGCTGACGGCTTTGTTTGGCACCTTGGCCTCGGGGGCTGTCTCCGTACCCCTGAACACCTCCGTAGCCGATGACGCTATTGTCGCTATGCTCGGCGATGCGGATATTCGCGCACTGATCGTCAGCGAGGAGCACCGCGCACGCTTTGACAGGCTTTTGCCCCGGCTGCCCGGCGACCTTGTCTGCATCACCGACGCAGTTACCACGGATGTTGATGCTCCGGTCTGGCAAACCATAGACCGTATCAGTGCGAAGCAGCCGGATACGCTGCCGGCCGTGCCCCTTGCTCACGATTCACCGCTGAACATCATCTATAGCTCGGGGACTACGGGGCTGCCCAAGGGAATCCTCCATTCCCACGGTGGTCGTCGGGACTGGGCCTATGACCTGTCCATCGCCCTTCGTTATCACGGTGGTGCGCGAACTCTGCTGACCATAGGTTTGTATTCCAACATCTCCTGGGTCGCGATGCTGTGTACCCTGTTGGCGGGTGGCACCCTGGTGGTACACCCTCGCTTTGATGCCGCGGCGTTTTTGAAAACAGTGGAATCCGAGGGGATCACCCACACGGCCATGGTGCCCATACAGTTCCAGCGAGTCCTGGAGGCACAGGTTGCCTCGCCCCATGATCTGTCGAGCATGCATGCGATGATGAGCTGTGGGTCGCCCCTTCATGAGGGTCTGAAGCGGGCGATTTTTGAAACCTTCCCGTGCGGCATTATCGAACTCTACGGTCTCACGGAGGGGATTATCACAACCCTGGACCCGGAAGATGCCGAGGGTCGCTGGTCTTCCGTGGGTAAGCCCCTGGTAGGCACAGACATTCTCATCGTCGGCGAAGATGACAAACCCTGTGCTGATGGTGAAGCCGGGGAGGTCGTTTCCCGGGGAAGGATTACCATGCCCGGCTACTGGCAGCGTGAGGATGCCAACGCCGACGCCCGCTACGTGGATGGGCATGGTCAGGTCTGGTTGCGGTCCGGCGATATCGGGCATCTCGATGCCCAGGGTTTTCTCTACATCGTGGACCGCAAGAAAGACATGATTCTCTCCGGCGGCCAGAATATTTACCCCCAGGATATCGAAGCGCTGTTGGTTACCCATGAAGGTATTGCGGACGTGGCGGTCATCGGCGCGAGCAGTGAGCGCTGGGGTGAAACGCCCATTGCCCTGGTGGTGGTGCGCGATGACAGCCTTACCATGGCCGCACTCCTCGAGTGGGCAAACCAGCGTCTGGGTAAGCAGCAACGCCTGGCCGACTGCATTGCCGTGGAGGAGTTGCCGCGCAATCCCAATGGCAAGATACTCAAGCGCGAATTACGGAAACACTATGGAGATAAGCGCTATGGCTGA
- a CDS encoding sodium:solute symporter family transporter yields MSAEFFKYALTFGYVGVVYWLSYVGMRRTRDVEGFAIGNKDMSPYLVGITLAASISSTATFVINPGFVYEHGLSAYLHFGVAGSLGILSAFLVLARGFLRLGEAGSALTIPQWIYYRYNHRGFSLFFAFINLLSITFVVLILVGCSLLMTGLFPMEQKTALVLVLLFVFSYVLMGGTYAHAYTNTLQGIMMLAVTVVLFFQGFKYFAGDPAGALRAVGEDYAQAFNQSSSLYFSFFSVFVSGFVVTFALMLQPHILTKVLYLRSEKDVGKFIATTAVVGSLFTLMLMLGFYARLAGLEIDAQDTVVREYLLHEFGSSAWGEYVLVFIFLTLLAAGMSTLDGILVALSAMVVNDIVKPLASEASNGLVLSRWVLIAVGIVGVVLAWNPPPLIGLFAQKGVYGLAAASLVPVLFGVLVRRHIPLWVVAGAAGLGLGLHLFFNLIVGIANPAISATYGIFASLVFGLGGLALTRGEARHGEGEV; encoded by the coding sequence ATGTCTGCCGAGTTCTTCAAGTATGCCCTAACTTTCGGATACGTCGGCGTGGTGTACTGGCTGTCCTACGTCGGTATGCGACGCACGCGCGACGTCGAGGGTTTTGCCATCGGCAACAAGGATATGAGTCCCTATCTGGTGGGCATCACCCTCGCGGCCTCCATATCATCCACGGCGACCTTTGTGATCAACCCCGGGTTTGTCTACGAGCACGGCCTCTCTGCCTACCTGCACTTTGGGGTTGCGGGCTCCCTGGGTATTCTCAGTGCGTTTTTGGTGTTGGCCCGCGGATTTCTCCGTCTGGGAGAGGCGGGCAGCGCCCTCACTATCCCCCAGTGGATTTACTACCGCTACAACCATCGCGGCTTCAGCCTGTTTTTTGCTTTCATCAATCTGCTGTCCATTACCTTTGTGGTGCTGATCCTCGTAGGCTGCAGCCTGCTGATGACGGGGCTGTTCCCCATGGAGCAGAAAACCGCCCTGGTGCTGGTGCTCCTGTTCGTCTTTTCCTATGTCCTCATGGGCGGCACCTACGCCCACGCCTACACCAATACGCTGCAGGGCATCATGATGCTGGCAGTCACCGTGGTGCTGTTCTTCCAGGGGTTCAAGTACTTCGCCGGTGATCCCGCCGGGGCTCTGCGCGCTGTGGGCGAAGACTACGCCCAGGCATTCAATCAGAGCAGCAGCCTGTATTTCAGCTTCTTTTCCGTATTTGTCAGCGGTTTTGTCGTGACCTTTGCACTTATGTTGCAGCCGCATATTCTGACCAAGGTGCTATATCTGCGTAGCGAAAAGGACGTGGGGAAGTTTATTGCGACGACGGCGGTGGTGGGCAGTCTCTTTACCCTCATGCTGATGCTGGGTTTCTACGCCCGTCTCGCCGGCCTCGAGATCGACGCGCAGGACACGGTGGTTCGCGAGTATCTGCTCCATGAGTTCGGCAGCTCCGCCTGGGGTGAATACGTGCTCGTGTTTATCTTCCTCACGCTCCTTGCTGCGGGAATGAGCACCCTGGACGGAATCCTCGTCGCACTATCGGCCATGGTGGTGAACGACATCGTGAAGCCCCTGGCCAGTGAGGCCAGCAACGGGCTCGTGCTCTCGCGCTGGGTGCTCATAGCCGTCGGTATCGTGGGTGTTGTCCTGGCCTGGAATCCGCCGCCCCTGATCGGACTGTTTGCGCAAAAGGGCGTCTACGGACTGGCGGCGGCATCCCTGGTGCCGGTGCTTTTCGGGGTCCTCGTGCGCCGGCATATTCCCCTCTGGGTTGTGGCGGGCGCCGCCGGCCTTGGACTGGGGCTCCACCTGTTTTTCAACCTGATTGTGGGGATTGCGAATCCTGCAATCTCCGCGACCTACGGCATTTTTGCGTCCCTGGTTTTTGGTTTGGGAGGGCTTGCGCTGACTCGCGGCGAAGCACGCCACGGTGAGGGCGAGGTGTAA
- a CDS encoding coniferyl aldehyde dehydrogenase yields the protein MNAPQTATNVADAEMLMQSTLEAQRSDYISEGSVSAATRRDRLQRGIDVCVKYQDKMIDALNTDFSCRPREVTLLTDVAASITPMKHCMKRLEKWMRPEKRPTMFPLNLLGGRSSIEYQPLGVVGVISPWNFPVNLTFGPLAGILAAGNRAMIKPSEFTPATSEVMAEMVAEAWDEKEVAIFTGGPEVGQAFSGLPFDHMIFTGATSIARHIMAAAARNLVPVTLELGGKSPVIISRDVDLKMAAQRIMLGKTLNAGQICLAPDYLMVPEERLSEVVETLKAVTEEMYPKLLDNPEYTSIVNERHFQRLNSYLADAAERGVTATPINPANEDFSTQNGTFKIPPTLVVNPPEGSKVMEEEIFGPLLPIRTYKEFSETIDYVNAHPRPLGAYYFGKNKDEEEAVLKRTTSGGVTVNDVIMHIMQEELPFGGVGPSGMGSYHGHDGFKTFSHAKSVYRQSRFNIGKLGGMLPPYNSATEKTIKMQVKN from the coding sequence ATGAACGCACCGCAAACTGCGACAAATGTTGCCGATGCCGAAATGCTCATGCAGAGCACCCTTGAGGCGCAGCGCAGCGACTACATTTCCGAGGGTAGCGTCAGTGCCGCTACTCGCCGCGATCGCCTCCAACGCGGTATCGATGTGTGCGTTAAATATCAGGACAAAATGATCGACGCCCTGAATACGGATTTCAGCTGTCGTCCCCGGGAAGTGACCCTCCTGACCGACGTCGCCGCGTCGATCACACCCATGAAGCACTGCATGAAGCGCCTCGAGAAGTGGATGCGCCCGGAAAAGCGCCCCACGATGTTTCCTCTCAATCTTCTGGGCGGTCGCTCCTCCATTGAGTATCAACCCCTGGGCGTTGTCGGCGTGATTTCTCCCTGGAACTTTCCCGTCAACCTGACCTTTGGCCCCCTGGCAGGCATTTTGGCGGCAGGCAACCGGGCCATGATCAAGCCTTCAGAATTTACCCCGGCCACCTCGGAAGTCATGGCGGAAATGGTTGCCGAGGCCTGGGACGAAAAAGAAGTCGCGATTTTCACCGGAGGCCCGGAAGTCGGTCAGGCATTCTCCGGACTCCCCTTCGACCACATGATTTTCACCGGCGCCACCAGCATCGCCCGACACATCATGGCCGCCGCCGCCCGAAATCTGGTTCCCGTTACCCTGGAGCTCGGAGGCAAGTCACCGGTGATTATCTCCCGGGACGTAGACCTCAAGATGGCCGCCCAGCGCATCATGCTGGGCAAAACGCTGAACGCCGGGCAGATCTGTCTGGCACCGGATTACCTCATGGTGCCCGAAGAGCGTTTGAGCGAGGTGGTGGAGACTCTCAAGGCCGTGACCGAGGAAATGTATCCCAAGCTCCTCGATAACCCCGAGTACACTTCCATCGTTAACGAGCGTCATTTTCAGCGTCTGAACAGCTATCTGGCGGATGCGGCAGAGCGCGGCGTCACCGCCACGCCCATCAACCCCGCCAACGAGGACTTTTCCACCCAGAACGGGACCTTCAAGATTCCCCCGACCCTGGTGGTAAATCCCCCGGAAGGCAGCAAAGTGATGGAAGAAGAAATCTTCGGCCCGCTTCTGCCGATCCGCACCTACAAGGAGTTCTCCGAGACCATCGACTACGTCAACGCCCATCCACGGCCCCTGGGTGCTTACTACTTCGGCAAGAACAAAGACGAAGAAGAAGCGGTACTCAAGCGCACCACCTCCGGCGGTGTCACGGTGAATGACGTCATCATGCATATCATGCAGGAAGAGCTGCCCTTTGGTGGCGTCGGACCCAGCGGTATGGGCTCCTATCATGGCCATGACGGCTTCAAAACCTTCAGCCATGCCAAGTCCGTTTACCGCCAGTCGCGCTTCAATATCGGCAAGCTGGGAGGCATGCTGCCTCCCTACAATTCAGCGACGGAAAAGACCATCAAGATGCAGGTCAAAAACTAA
- a CDS encoding TetR/AcrR family transcriptional regulator codes for MPKKTNVPKRDRILDAAEELFAEHGYDGVTLRRIATSAGVDVALANYHFGKKLDLFQAVFNRRAELLNGARLEALHACQESSGAKGPSVEQIIEAFLRPLEIAQETGDEGWRHYLALIAYINNSPYWGPRMMSSLFDELVQEFIKALKKALPKASEADIYWCYHNLSGALTLTLANTGRIDKLSRGQCHSADFRAAYDHMIPFTAAGFRKICEG; via the coding sequence ATGCCTAAGAAAACAAACGTGCCAAAGCGAGACCGGATTCTGGATGCCGCGGAAGAGCTGTTTGCTGAACACGGCTACGATGGCGTAACCCTGAGACGCATCGCCACAAGCGCCGGTGTGGACGTCGCCCTGGCGAACTATCACTTCGGAAAGAAACTGGATCTTTTTCAGGCCGTGTTTAATCGCCGCGCTGAATTACTCAACGGCGCGCGCCTCGAAGCCCTCCATGCCTGTCAGGAATCATCGGGCGCGAAGGGGCCCAGTGTGGAGCAGATTATCGAAGCTTTCCTCCGGCCTCTGGAGATCGCCCAGGAGACCGGCGACGAAGGCTGGCGCCACTATCTCGCCCTCATCGCCTACATCAACAATTCCCCCTACTGGGGGCCCCGTATGATGTCATCACTGTTTGACGAGCTGGTTCAGGAATTCATCAAAGCGTTGAAAAAAGCCCTGCCCAAAGCCAGTGAAGCGGACATTTACTGGTGCTATCACAACCTGTCCGGGGCTTTGACACTGACCCTCGCCAATACCGGCCGTATCGACAAGCTGTCCCGGGGACAGTGCCACAGCGCCGACTTCCGGGCCGCCTACGATCACATGATTCCCTTCACCGCCGCGGGATTTCGGAAAATCTGCGAGGGCTAA